The Flavobacterium johnsoniae UW101 genomic interval TCACTGCCTTTTTCTTTTAAAAGCTGGTCTTTTATACTGGCTTTTCTTTTTTCGATGGCACTCATAGAAAGCGGAATATAATCTGGAAGATTTACCGTTTTTACACCTTGAGAAATTAAAATTAAGATTTGGTTATCATGATTATCCCAATTTATATTTTTTTTGAATAAGTCTCTCTGTGATTCTATTATGGCTGTGCTTTGCAGTATTTCTCCATTTAATATTCTTTTACAGAAAACAGGAAATAGTTCAAAATTAATATCACTTTTAGATATAAAGCCTTCTGGTCTTACACTTTTGATGATCTTATCGACTGTCAATGGCTCACTATGCATTGTAAGTAAAACTATCTTACAGTTTTTAAATTTCCCTCTAACGAGTAGTGCAAGATCAATACCATTACTAATATTAAGTTTTTTGTAAGGCGGAAGGTTAATATCTAATAAAGCAAAATCAATATTCTTGTCCTGCTTTGACATAAGCGTTATTTTATTGTAAGCGTCTTCACAATTGTAACTGGTAATAAAATTAGGCTTTGTTGTTTGAAATTCTTCATCAGATAATAGGTTTATATAACTATCCACTGTCATAGGATGGTCGTCTACCACTAGAACATTTAGACTCATAATTTATTTGTTTTGGTACATTTTCTACAAATCTAACGAAATATTACGGATTTACCGTACAATTCAGCTAAAGTATAGTTGTTTTTTTGCTACTCAAGATAGATAATAATTTAAAAAATAATTTTATGAAAAGAAAGTTGTATTTAGTTGGAGTAGTTTTTATTTCTTTATTAGCATTTTCATGTTCAACTTATGATTTAGAAGATTCTAATTCAGGTGGT includes:
- a CDS encoding response regulator, which gives rise to MSLNVLVVDDHPMTVDSYINLLSDEEFQTTKPNFITSYNCEDAYNKITLMSKQDKNIDFALLDINLPPYKKLNISNGIDLALLVRGKFKNCKIVLLTMHSEPLTVDKIIKSVRPEGFISKSDINFELFPVFCKRILNGEILQSTAIIESQRDLFKKNINWDNHDNQILILISQGVKTVNLPDYIPLSMSAIEKRKASIKDQLLKEKGSDKDLIEKAKKLGLL